The uncultured Carboxylicivirga sp. genomic interval TCGAGGGATTTAACACCCAGCAAAAGCCAGGTAATGTATAAGGGAAAAGTTTTGCATACCTCTAGTGGAGGTGCCGAAAACTTTTATTCCTTTATTACCGGCGAGCTTCGCAAAGAAATTAACCGTAACTACCGTACCAATGGATATTCAATAATTGAAGGTCATTCCTTTGGTGGTTTATTTGTTATTAATACTTTGCAGAATCATCCACAAGCGTTTAATGCATACATTGCTCACGATCCTAGTTTGTGGTGGGACGATCGTTATACTTTACGCAAAGCTGCGGATAAATGGGATCAATTGTCATTGCAAGGAAAACGGTTGTTTGTTTCGCAAGCGGTAGAAGAATTAACTGATACTTTTTTATTGCCCCATGCCAAGGCAATACAAGGGTTTAGTGAGCTCTACCTGTGCAAAAATAGTAATGGATTGGCAAGTAAGGGGCAGCAGTTTAAACAAGATGATCATGGTACCATCTTTTTGCCGGCATCTTACCGAGCTCATCAATATGTGTTCGAAGGCTATTGCGTTCCGGTAAAAAAGGTTCCGAATCATCCGGAACTTGTAAATACATACTTTCAGCGGTTATCTAACAAACTTGGCTATACTTTTTATCCTCGGGAACGATGGGGTGTTGAAATAAGCAAGTATTGTCTTTCAATAAATCAGCCGGAGTCGGCTTTACAATTAATCAATAACAATTTAATTCAATATCCTAAAAGTGGACAAAGTATGCTGGTATTAGGTGATGTATATACCGCTCTAAACCAAAAGCAAGAAGCATTGCATTGGTATCAGAAGGCGTTATTAACAGGTAAAGTCATTCGCCAACTGATTACCGATAAAATAGACAAATTACAAATCAATCAAAACAAATAAAGATGGCAGGTAAATTCAAAATAATAAACGATAAGCTTCACTTATGGCTGGGATTAATTTCGGCGCCTATTGTGTTTTTTGTATGCATCACCGGAACCATTATTGTGTTTAGTGATGAGGTAATGGAATGGTCGGCAGGAGATGCGCTCTATGTCGATGAGGTTAAGCCAACACGTTTGCCTTCCGAGAAATTGCTAACCATTCTTCAGAAACGCTATCCACACAAACATAGTCCTAGTTATATGGTTACTTATCGCGATCCTAAGCGATCGGTTCGCTTTAATAGTTATAGCACCCAAGAAGGGCTTCAGATGATTTACATGGATCCTTACACGGGAACGATACTAAAAGAGGATGCCACCATACACTTCTTTTATATTACAGCTCATATACATAACTCGTTTTTGTTACATAAACCTGGAGCCTGGATTATTGATATTGCTGTGCTCATATTTTTGTTCGAGTTATTATCAGGATTAGTAATGTGGTGGCCAAAAAAATGGAACAAGAAACACCGAAAAGCAGCCTTTACTGTTAAGGTGAATGCATCGGGTTCGCGCATTAATAGCGACATACATAAGGTGTTTGGTTTTTACGGATTAGCTATTGCTTTTGTATTAACCACAACCGGATTGCTCATTGCTTTTCAGCCATTCTCCAATATAACTCAAAATGCATTTGGGGGAGATGCTAGTATTAGATTCGATCAGGTATTTACTCAAAATGTGGACAGCCTAAAAGAGGTAAGTCCAATTGATGCTGCCATTCAAAAAACGTGGAATTCTCATCCTGATAAAACAGAGATACAGTTGTATACTTATTGGTTGAACGATTGGGGCTACTATGTAATGAATGTTGCTAATAATATTGGATTAAAAAGTGCAATGAATAACGATTTTATTGCCTTTGATAAATATACGGGTGATAAAGTTGAATTGCAGCCTGAATTAATTGTGAACGAAAAGGTGAAAAA includes:
- a CDS encoding alpha/beta hydrolase-fold protein — protein: MKHLSVIVLFFLTTNLKSQDICLGSKHHIYSNILNEDREYWVALPDSYYDTTLVEVDYPVLYLLDGDRNYMAALAVQNDLSRGLYNYIPEMIIVGVLNTDRSRDLTPSKSQVMYKGKVLHTSSGGAENFYSFITGELRKEINRNYRTNGYSIIEGHSFGGLFVINTLQNHPQAFNAYIAHDPSLWWDDRYTLRKAADKWDQLSLQGKRLFVSQAVEELTDTFLLPHAKAIQGFSELYLCKNSNGLASKGQQFKQDDHGTIFLPASYRAHQYVFEGYCVPVKKVPNHPELVNTYFQRLSNKLGYTFYPRERWGVEISKYCLSINQPESALQLINNNLIQYPKSGQSMLVLGDVYTALNQKQEALHWYQKALLTGKVIRQLITDKIDKLQINQNK
- a CDS encoding PepSY-associated TM helix domain-containing protein — translated: MAGKFKIINDKLHLWLGLISAPIVFFVCITGTIIVFSDEVMEWSAGDALYVDEVKPTRLPSEKLLTILQKRYPHKHSPSYMVTYRDPKRSVRFNSYSTQEGLQMIYMDPYTGTILKEDATIHFFYITAHIHNSFLLHKPGAWIIDIAVLIFLFELLSGLVMWWPKKWNKKHRKAAFTVKVNASGSRINSDIHKVFGFYGLAIAFVLTTTGLLIAFQPFSNITQNAFGGDASIRFDQVFTQNVDSLKEVSPIDAAIQKTWNSHPDKTEIQLYTYWLNDWGYYVMNVANNIGLKSAMNNDFIAFDKYTGDKVELQPELIVNEKVKNAFWTLHMGNYIGIWGKILTFIGGLICSMLPITGFYIWWNKKKKSKQNKRAFEAI